The Ananas comosus cultivar F153 linkage group 4, ASM154086v1, whole genome shotgun sequence region TTAATTAGTAGTATAATGACAGTATTTGAAAGTATACACTCTTGTTAGTGTAGAAATAACTACATGATGTCCTTAGCTAGTAAACATAATGATATTTTGCATATAACATGACATGTAGTTGATTAAACTGCTGACTAGCATGACTAAAGCATCCATTCATATGAattgatatatgtatataaaacttattaagACATATCTGATAGAGGCATAGTATATTTAAGTATTCCTGTTAGCATTCCATTTACTCTGCTCATTTACTGTTTTATACttatgcctcagttgacctagtagtgtacttcgccactctcggcggcttacccactgggaactattggttaatagttctcatgccctctttgttgttgtttttacagagccttccatagcgggaaaggctagggatcgcggcaaggggttGGCGACTAGCTAAAGCCATACGGAGATACTTTAGATGGACCCGATGTCATCATTCCTTTTTATATTTATGGAAATAATGTATTATGTATTTGTTTTAGAGTTTTAGTCTGATACTTGGTTTTAGTTGTATTTGTGGATCTCCTTATGATAAATATTAGTAGTTTTACACTATTTGCTCTGATAGCCTTGTTACGATCTGGAATTGTTCATTCtccttgtagacgccttgtgtatattgtggttgtttggtgtacacggcAGGTCTGTGCACGTAACTGTGAGCTTCCGCTGATGTCCAGGGCGTGACACTGTCAAGGTcaggtccctggcaggcagagTCCGGACCCTGAAAGCAAGGTTCGAACCCTGAACCCGACATGAGTTTTCAAATATGGTTTTTTCAATCCTAATCTATTCCTAATGTCTtataaacctataaataagatgtggGGGTGTTTCTAAAAGGTGGCTAAGCATAGAATAgatttttggagccctagaaaCTTGTCGGGTGCTCTCTTTCTTATCTCCAACAACAAGTTTCTATCggatcaattcttgaaaccctaatttctcgttcttcatggagaattgatccggctattgcttagaaacatcttctaCGGTTCTTTCATGATcatctaagcaataaatcatcaccAACCTTGCTCATATTGCTCCGAACGGAGtgcgctcgtggattcgagtcagcgtcgtggattcggcgtcatcaaagcttcgtggattcgaagtgtggacgtttcgtggattcggaacgttGTGTTCGTagattcggacgtggggcgtggacaacccgttggtgtgcgcgagatccagagaagataaaagagaggtttgagtccgtggattcagtaatcaccttgtaatcttttatttcttagtagattgttatcgcgtgttggtcccgtgggttttttactccgagttggagtttttccacgtaaatttcggtgtgctattttattttccacgcatttatttttatcacattgAGATTGTGTTTTTGGCCtattcacctattcaccccacTCTAAGTGTTTGATAatatctagatagatcctaaGGCTCCTCGTAACTTACAATACCAACAAATCATACTCCACCAACACATCAAGAATTATCAGAACAAATTCTACCATCCACAATTTCTATaatgcagaaaagaaaaattaaaatacttggGACTAGTATCAATTTTCCAGTTATAAGTTGATATTTTTCTCGTTATTGATTGATGGAGACTCACGTAAAAGTTAACATGGCATAAAAGCTGCAATGGACAAACACAAGCAAGAAAGAAGCATGGTTTGTCcggattgaaataaaaaaaaaaattaaacatttgaCTTTGGTTTTCATTTACCAAACAACTAAAAAGTACCCCAAAATTGGACCAGAATTTCCTATAACACAAGATATTCTGCAGCAGCATACTTCTTTTTGAACAGTATAGCAATATGcatgtaaaatttgaaagttttgaacGGCATCAGAGCATAATTGTCAGCCAAATTTAAAGCATGAAATATTTCTTCCTACTAGATTTGACTCCTGAAGATCATTTTTGCCAACCAATGCACACATATCAGATTAAAACTGGCTTAATCTCTGTGATATAATATTAAACGCCTAATGAtcctaataataaaaaagtattgaCATAAACAGATTGGAAATCTGATATGGCAGGATTACAATAATATGTTTATGCACCAAAGAAATATTGTGAGTTTAAGAatgaaaaaagatttttttttccttacttgGATCGACATCAGTTGTAGAAGCTTGTTTAGCACCCTCATGCGGTGTACCGCATAGCTACTGTTGGATGGTAGCTGGTTGACTCTTGCTATTTCGTCATGAACAGCAGCTCTCTTGTCCTCATTTTGAGTTTTAGCCCATCTGCTCAAATTTTTAGGCTTTCTAAGTTCACCTTTGGTCAGATTGAGGTTATTATGACCCTCATCTTGATCCATCTGATCCATATTTGGCAGGACCTGCGTACAGCCAACCAAAAGATGTTACATATTCTGAAGCCTCATAAAAAACAATATAGCAGTAGAACCATTATTAGCACCGCATTTACCAATATTCATATCAATCCCAAAGAAATGGAGATAACATCATTCTTATGTGTAAAGTCATAATTATTATTAGCATTTCACATGTTCTGCCATTTGTATGTCAAGTGCACCAAATTAAGCACTCCAGATTTTTGAGACAGCtctaggggaaaaaaaaaaaatcaaagtctGGCACTTAGTAAGTAAAATGTTTAGACCTTTCGGCTGGATTTGAAAAGTTAATGAGCTTCTAGGCCCcaaatagaaaaagaatttGAAGTTTCTGCTTCTAAGTTCAGCCAAAAGCTGTTCAggaaatttaattagaaaaaaaaaaagattgctACAGCTTTCTTGGACAGCATCTCTGTAATACGTCCAGTGTGGTTAGACTGAACTTAGGACAAGTTACCATGCAGAAAGGTTAGATATCAAAAATGGAAAATCTTCTCTAATGGTGAACTTGACAGAATAAAAATGCCAAGAATAAAACTCTGCAAGAGGTAGATAAACAGCATTATACACTTCTGTCAAAGAATTTAGGGCTTGATTGGATTCATGAAAATCTTTGGTTTATTCAAGGAAATGcagtaatttttatattaggGCTCAAGGTCCTTCTTCCCAGATATTATAAATCATCTTCCAGATGGAATATATCATCCTCACAAAAATCATGATTGGCGTACATTGCAAAGAACTAAAAGCTAACTactaaattacaataaaaaagaaaatccccATAGCGCACAAGTTAATACCAAATAACTTGTTCTGAGatccaaacaagcccttattgACTAGCAATTGAGAATCAAGAAACACATTTCAAACtgtaataaagaaaaaagaggttCATAGCTTTAGTAGCTTCAGGTTTTAATAGCAACGATTTAGTGATGAAGCTCTTCCTTCCCTTCATACTCGGAGATAAAGCCATGAGATGCCACTTGATACTCACAGTTCGTGATCATACGTCAGCATAAAAGAACAGATGCTGCCTATTGAATTCCAAGCATTTTTGAAGTGAATCTATGTTGACTAGTATCAACATAAGTACGATTGAATCAACTTTTAGAAACTACTTCCAGCACTGTAATAAGTACTTCAAGCGGATCATGATACCAAAGTTGTGACCAGGTATAACCATGCAACAATATATCTTTCCACCAATAGCTTATACATTGGTATATTTGCTTATCTGATTATTCATAGTTGTTTTTTGTTGCATTTGTTTGCTTCGTCAGCTTGTTGGGTGTATGTTTTTCACTAAAGAGTAATACAATCCATCTGGATTTATAACTTTATACTAGTAtttccaaatccatatccactTTATTAGACCAATAGAGAGCATCCTAGGCAATTAATTATCAATTAGCAACAAAAAGTAGCATAGATGAAATAATGATGCCACTTGttgagccttttttttttttttaatcataataAGACCCTTTTACTGTCATTCAAACTCAAATAATTGACCTAAAATTATGAAGTCAGTGTCTGACCTAGAATTGTAATTCATGGTAACATTAAAGAAGCCaacaagaaaaaggagaaagctTTCCAATCTTGCTAAAGGAATACCCACAATTCACAACTTCCttccaagaaaaagaaaagagctaAGGATAGCACTAGGCAGTTCTAGGAGAGATGCTTGAGTTGATTTAGGCATGCAGGTGGTTGCCTACTGTGATGGCTAACTAGTAGTTGGAAAATTGAAGAATCGAATAAAGGGACAAATTGATGTTTGAAACCTAGTTAGAAATGACCTATGTCTTTTCTTTTGGATCGAAGATGGCCCTGATTTAAATTCGATTTCGGAAAAGGAATTCTTTGATTAACCATCTGTCTCTACTGACCAACTCGGATGCTGAATTTGAAAAAGAGTCCAGAGAAATGGTTTTATCTTCTTTCA contains the following coding sequences:
- the LOC109708357 gene encoding uncharacterized protein LOC109708357, translated to MAPFSFRSDHRGMTKFQLVLPNMDQMDQDEGHNNLNLTKGELRKPKNLSRWAKTQNEDKRAAVHDEIARVNQLPSNSSYAVHRMRVLNKLLQLMSIQRTVAQDEELELLFASLNI